Proteins encoded by one window of Winogradskyella sp. PG-2:
- a CDS encoding ion channel, protein MIDRLYTYRFELFLITQLFILFGSLFIPIQLFENWIMPIFLLFNIVSGVLLVCKNRKSSFFILVFIGLFITGLIANILNSGDNDSFNYIKLASYFIFYGLVTIEIIIQVWKAKLVGKNVILGLISGYISLGLLSFFMCLSIEIIYPNSFSGLMLDNGEMTESLMYYSYITLMTIGYGDILPITPIAQKASVFIGLIGQFYLVILTAIVVGKYINQKNRT, encoded by the coding sequence GTGATAGACAGATTATATACATATCGTTTTGAACTGTTTCTAATTACTCAGTTGTTTATACTATTTGGATCTTTATTTATTCCAATTCAGCTATTTGAAAATTGGATAATGCCTATTTTTCTTTTGTTCAATATAGTATCAGGAGTGTTATTAGTATGTAAAAACCGAAAATCATCTTTTTTTATTTTAGTTTTTATAGGGTTATTTATTACTGGGTTAATAGCTAACATTTTGAATTCAGGTGACAACGACAGCTTCAACTATATTAAATTAGCCTCTTACTTTATATTTTATGGATTAGTTACCATTGAAATAATTATACAAGTCTGGAAAGCTAAACTTGTAGGTAAAAATGTCATTTTAGGTTTAATAAGCGGTTACATTTCATTAGGGCTTTTATCTTTTTTTATGTGTCTAAGCATTGAAATTATTTATCCTAATTCATTTTCTGGATTGATGCTTGATAATGGAGAAATGACAGAATCACTAATGTATTATAGCTATATTACTTTAATGACAATCGGATATGGTGACATTTTACCAATAACACCGATAGCTCAAAAAGCATCAGTATTTATTGGATTAATAGGTCAATTCTATTTGGTTATTTTAACTGCTATAGTTGTTGGAAAGTATATAAATCAAAAAAATAGAACTTAG
- a CDS encoding bifunctional 3-deoxy-7-phosphoheptulonate synthase/chorismate mutase type II: MENKKEMRTWLDDMKLNHPLVIAGPCSAETEEQVLKIAHELKDTDVNYYRAGIWKPRTRPGNFEGVGALGLKWLQKVKSETGMKTCTEVANRNHVELALEHDVDLLWIGARSTVSPFIMQELADALAGTDKIVLVKNPVNPDLALWLGGIERLYTAGIKNLGAIHRGFSTYEKSKYRNIPEWQLAIEFQNKFPDLPLINDPSHITGKRDMVFDVSQTALDLNFDGLMIETHTDPDNAWSDAAQQVTPNTLVQMMKDLKIRKESDPEAEYNSELNNLRAQIDVVDNQIIDLLGKRMKVADGIGKLKKQKNVAVLQSKRWNEILGKMVLEGEERGLSEEFILRMFKAIHQESINHQEKVINH; encoded by the coding sequence ATGGAAAATAAAAAAGAAATGAGAACATGGTTGGATGATATGAAATTAAATCATCCACTAGTTATAGCAGGACCATGTAGCGCAGAGACTGAAGAACAAGTGTTAAAAATAGCTCACGAGCTAAAAGATACTGATGTTAACTACTATAGAGCTGGTATTTGGAAACCAAGAACGCGTCCAGGAAATTTTGAAGGGGTTGGAGCATTAGGTTTAAAATGGTTGCAAAAAGTAAAATCAGAAACAGGAATGAAAACTTGTACTGAAGTTGCTAATAGAAATCATGTAGAATTAGCATTAGAACACGATGTAGATTTGTTATGGATTGGTGCACGTTCTACAGTGAGTCCTTTTATAATGCAAGAATTAGCAGATGCTTTAGCTGGTACTGATAAGATAGTATTAGTTAAGAATCCAGTAAACCCAGATTTAGCTCTATGGTTAGGAGGTATTGAAAGATTATATACTGCAGGTATTAAAAATTTAGGTGCAATTCATAGAGGATTTTCAACTTATGAAAAGTCTAAATATAGAAATATACCAGAGTGGCAATTGGCAATTGAGTTTCAGAATAAGTTTCCAGATTTACCACTAATTAACGACCCATCACATATTACAGGTAAGAGAGATATGGTTTTTGATGTGTCTCAAACTGCCTTAGATCTTAATTTTGATGGCTTAATGATCGAAACGCATACAGATCCTGATAATGCTTGGAGTGATGCTGCACAGCAAGTTACACCAAATACCTTGGTTCAAATGATGAAAGATTTAAAGATTAGAAAAGAGTCAGATCCTGAAGCTGAGTACAACTCAGAACTTAATAACTTAAGGGCTCAGATTGATGTTGTAGATAATCAAATCATAGACCTTTTAGGGAAGCGAATGAAAGTTGCTGACGGTATTGGGAAACTTAAAAAACAAAAGAATGTTGCTGTTTTACAATCTAAACGTTGGAACGAAATTTTAGGCAAAATGGTCTTAGAAGGTGAGGAAAGAGGACTGAGTGAAGAGTTTATTTTACGAATGTTTAAGGCGATTCATCAAGAATCGATTAACCATCAAGAGAAGGTCATTAACCATTAA
- a CDS encoding prephenate dehydrogenase gives MKHIFIIGVGLIGGSFALDIKKQNSECTIYGIDKDDAHLNEAIELGVIDKKSKLEDLDKADLVVVAIPVDATLKVLPKVLDNVSDHAIVFDAGSTKEDICTKVKDHPKRRNYLAAHPIAGTEYSGPSAAIYGLYKNKTNIICEVEETAFKLQEKALKLFSELGMRIRYMNPKAHDKHIAYVSHLSHISSFMLGKTVIDKEKNERDIFDMAGSGFESTVRLAKSSPAMWTPIFEQNKTNVIETLDEYINNLKHFKKLMEDGDFEAVYKEMETTNHITDILNGIK, from the coding sequence ATGAAACATATTTTTATCATAGGAGTTGGTTTAATTGGAGGCAGTTTTGCTTTGGATATAAAAAAGCAAAATTCAGAATGTACAATCTATGGAATTGATAAGGATGATGCACATTTAAATGAAGCCATTGAATTAGGTGTTATTGATAAAAAATCAAAACTCGAAGATTTAGATAAAGCAGATTTAGTTGTCGTTGCGATTCCGGTTGATGCGACTTTAAAAGTATTGCCAAAAGTTTTAGATAATGTTTCAGACCATGCAATTGTTTTTGATGCTGGATCGACTAAGGAAGATATTTGTACTAAGGTTAAAGACCATCCAAAACGCAGAAATTATTTAGCAGCACATCCAATAGCAGGTACAGAATATTCGGGCCCAAGTGCAGCGATTTATGGCCTATATAAGAATAAAACTAATATTATTTGTGAGGTAGAAGAAACTGCTTTTAAGCTTCAAGAAAAAGCATTAAAGTTATTTTCAGAATTAGGAATGCGAATTCGTTATATGAATCCTAAAGCGCATGACAAACATATTGCCTATGTATCTCATTTATCTCATATTAGTTCATTTATGCTAGGTAAAACAGTAATTGATAAAGAGAAAAATGAGCGCGATATTTTTGATATGGCGGGTAGTGGATTTGAAAGTACTGTGCGTTTAGCCAAAAGTTCGCCAGCAATGTGGACACCAATTTTTGAGCAAAATAAGACTAACGTTATCGAAACTTTAGATGAATATATAAATAACCTTAAGCATTTTAAAAAACTGATGGAAGATGGGGATTTTGAAGCAGTTTATAAAGAAATGGAAACAACGAATCATATAACAGACATATTAAACGGAATTAAATAA
- a CDS encoding pyridoxal phosphate-dependent aminotransferase, which produces MIEVANRLKHVEEYYFSKKLREVAFLKSQGKPIINLGIGSPDLEPPFKATMLLRDSLDDEGANKYQGYQGLPELREEIANFYNKRYRVNLSAKTEVLPLLGSKEGIMHISMAFLNPGDEALVPNPGYPTYGAVTKLLEANPIYYDLNEDNNWLPDFIALERLDLSKVKIMWINYPHMPTGANATNKFYDEVIAFAKRHNILIVNDNPYSFVLNERPISIMRYNNAKDVCLELNSLSKTFNMAGWRVGMLVGSYDHINAVLRVKSNMDSGMFYGIQKGSIEALKCSDMWFASLNSVYQLRRELIWKLAESLNCTYDKDATGLFVWAKLPSNLKSEAFTDIVLKEHSIFITPGTVFGTNGEGYVRFSLCASEEVIKEAIARV; this is translated from the coding sequence ATGATTGAAGTTGCTAACCGTTTAAAGCATGTAGAAGAATACTACTTTTCTAAAAAGTTGAGAGAAGTTGCGTTTTTAAAATCGCAAGGAAAACCAATTATAAACTTAGGAATAGGAAGTCCTGACTTAGAACCACCTTTTAAGGCAACGATGTTGTTAAGAGATAGTTTAGATGATGAAGGTGCAAACAAATATCAGGGTTATCAAGGATTACCAGAACTGCGAGAAGAAATTGCAAATTTTTATAATAAGCGTTATAGAGTTAACTTAAGCGCTAAGACTGAAGTATTACCATTATTAGGTAGTAAGGAAGGTATAATGCACATTTCTATGGCTTTTTTAAACCCTGGAGATGAAGCCTTAGTACCAAATCCAGGTTATCCAACTTATGGTGCGGTTACAAAATTATTAGAAGCAAATCCTATCTATTACGATTTAAATGAAGATAATAATTGGCTGCCAGATTTTATCGCTTTAGAACGTTTAGACCTTAGCAAAGTGAAAATTATGTGGATAAATTATCCGCATATGCCAACAGGTGCAAATGCCACAAATAAGTTTTATGATGAGGTTATTGCTTTCGCTAAACGCCATAATATTCTTATTGTAAACGATAATCCATACAGTTTTGTGTTGAATGAAAGGCCAATAAGCATTATGCGTTACAATAATGCAAAAGATGTTTGTTTAGAGTTAAATTCTCTAAGCAAAACCTTTAATATGGCTGGTTGGAGAGTAGGCATGTTGGTTGGAAGTTACGACCATATTAATGCTGTTTTAAGAGTTAAGAGTAATATGGATTCGGGTATGTTTTATGGCATTCAAAAAGGATCTATTGAAGCTTTGAAATGTTCTGACATGTGGTTTGCAAGTTTAAATAGTGTTTATCAACTAAGGAGAGAATTGATTTGGAAACTCGCAGAAAGTCTCAATTGTACTTACGATAAAGATGCAACAGGTTTATTTGTTTGGGCAAAATTGCCGTCAAATTTAAAATCTGAAGCGTTTACAGATATAGTTTTAAAAGAGCATTCCATATTTATAACGCCAGGAACAGTTTTTGGGACTAATGGAGAAGGATATGTGCGTTTTTCATTATGTGCATCAGAAGAAGTAATTAAAGAAGCAATAGCAAGGGTATAA
- a CDS encoding prephenate dehydratase has product MTKPIAIQGIKGSFHHEVAQVYFSDKAEIVECMSFDGTVNHLLNGDTDHIVMALENSIAGSIIPNYALIDTHNLSIVGEHYLDIQHNLLALNGQSITEIKEVHSHPMALLQCKVFFKKYSHIKLVEAQDTADVAKQISDQNLKGIAAIASKNAAKIYELDVLEESIQTIKHNETRFVIVKREIQITERKELNKASLKFELDHKRGSLATILNVMSDCKLNLTKIQSLPKIETPWKYAFFVDVTFEDYKDYEKASSIMQLMAENFKVLGEYKNARL; this is encoded by the coding sequence ATGACAAAACCAATAGCAATACAAGGAATTAAAGGGTCGTTTCATCACGAAGTTGCACAGGTGTACTTTAGCGATAAAGCAGAAATAGTTGAGTGTATGTCTTTTGATGGTACTGTAAATCATTTACTAAATGGAGATACAGACCATATCGTAATGGCACTTGAGAATTCAATAGCGGGTTCTATTATTCCTAACTATGCGCTTATTGATACACATAACTTAAGTATTGTAGGAGAGCATTACTTAGATATTCAGCATAATTTGCTAGCCTTAAATGGGCAGTCGATAACTGAAATTAAGGAGGTGCATTCACACCCAATGGCTTTATTACAATGTAAAGTGTTTTTTAAGAAATATTCACATATAAAATTGGTTGAAGCACAGGATACTGCAGATGTAGCAAAGCAAATTTCTGACCAAAACCTAAAAGGTATTGCAGCCATAGCAAGTAAAAATGCAGCTAAAATATATGAACTTGATGTGCTGGAAGAAAGTATTCAGACGATTAAACATAATGAAACACGATTTGTTATTGTTAAACGTGAAATTCAAATAACTGAACGAAAAGAACTTAATAAGGCCTCTCTAAAATTTGAATTAGATCATAAACGTGGTAGTTTAGCTACAATACTCAATGTAATGAGTGATTGTAAACTAAACCTAACTAAAATTCAATCATTGCCAAAAATTGAGACTCCATGGAAGTATGCTTTTTTTGTAGATGTTACTTTTGAAGATTATAAAGACTACGAAAAAGCCAGTTCAATTATGCAATTAATGGCAGAGAATTTTAAAGTGTTGGGAGAATATAAAAATGCGAGATTATGA
- the gldA gene encoding gliding motility-associated ABC transporter ATP-binding subunit GldA: MSIEVQNITKLYKEQKALNNVSFKVNNAEIVGFLGPNGAGKSTMMKILTTYIEASEGSANVNGFDVNTDKKSVQSSVGYLPEHNPLYTDLYVKEYLNFNANVYGTSKSRIEEVIELTGLSPEAHKKIGQLSKGYRQRVGLANALLHNPDVLILDEPTTGLDPNQLVDIRNLIKTIGKEKTVFLSTHIMQEVEAMCDRVIIINRGEVVADKYLKDLREGQEQIVIVEFDYRVEDAFLLKLPKVSSVKNTHGFIYEITFSTKEDMRSHVFDFAHDKDLKILQLNQKNASLESLFREMTS, translated from the coding sequence ATGTCGATTGAAGTTCAAAACATAACAAAACTATACAAAGAGCAAAAGGCACTAAATAATGTTTCTTTTAAAGTGAATAATGCTGAAATTGTTGGTTTTCTTGGTCCTAATGGTGCAGGAAAATCTACAATGATGAAAATTTTGACCACATACATTGAAGCTTCTGAAGGTTCTGCTAATGTCAATGGGTTTGATGTTAATACGGATAAGAAAAGTGTACAAAGTTCTGTTGGCTATTTGCCAGAGCATAACCCACTTTATACAGACTTATATGTTAAAGAGTATCTAAATTTTAATGCCAATGTTTACGGTACTTCTAAATCTAGAATTGAAGAGGTCATTGAATTAACTGGTTTGTCACCCGAAGCTCATAAGAAAATTGGTCAGCTTTCTAAAGGTTATAGGCAGCGTGTTGGCCTGGCAAATGCCTTATTACATAATCCTGATGTTTTAATTTTAGACGAACCCACTACAGGATTAGACCCTAACCAATTGGTAGATATTAGAAACCTAATTAAAACTATAGGTAAAGAAAAAACAGTTTTCCTCTCCACACATATAATGCAAGAAGTTGAAGCCATGTGTGACCGCGTAATTATTATCAATAGAGGAGAAGTTGTAGCTGATAAGTATTTAAAAGATTTACGTGAAGGACAAGAGCAAATTGTTATTGTTGAGTTTGATTACAGAGTCGAGGATGCTTTTTTATTAAAATTACCTAAAGTATCTTCTGTAAAAAACACCCATGGTTTTATTTACGAAATTACATTTTCAACCAAAGAAGATATGCGATCTCATGTTTTTGATTTTGCACACGATAAGGACTTAAAAATTCTTCAACTCAATCAGAAAAATGCAAGTTTAGAGAGCCTATTTAGGGAAATGACTAGTTAA
- a CDS encoding head GIN domain-containing protein, whose amino-acid sequence MKKVFYILVLLLFTCNSKDANDCFQTSGSVIQKEITVSNFESILVNRDIELIIKDASEYKVTVETGENLINDVKVEIIGNQLVLNDNNSCNYVREFGITKIYVEAPNLTEIRTSTQYDISSDGILDYEALSLFSEDVIDESEFTVGDFRLSVNSLSLNIASNNLSFFYIDGNVENLVVGFFAGSSRFEGSNLVAQNINVFHRSSNDMVVNPIQSLTGELKGTGNLISVNEPILVDIERYYTGQLFFN is encoded by the coding sequence ATGAAAAAGGTATTTTATATATTGGTTTTACTTCTCTTTACTTGTAACAGTAAAGATGCTAATGATTGTTTTCAAACTTCAGGCAGTGTAATTCAAAAAGAGATTACTGTATCAAATTTTGAAAGCATATTGGTTAATAGAGATATTGAACTTATTATAAAAGACGCTTCAGAATATAAGGTAACTGTAGAGACAGGAGAAAATTTAATTAATGATGTCAAGGTTGAGATCATTGGTAATCAATTAGTATTAAATGATAATAATAGCTGCAACTATGTTAGAGAATTTGGCATCACAAAGATTTATGTTGAAGCTCCAAATCTTACAGAAATAAGAACATCGACACAATACGATATTTCTTCAGATGGTATTTTAGATTATGAAGCACTGAGTCTTTTTTCAGAGGATGTAATAGATGAAAGTGAGTTTACTGTTGGGGATTTTCGTTTATCTGTGAACTCTCTAAGTTTAAATATTGCATCTAATAATCTGTCATTCTTTTATATTGATGGTAACGTTGAAAATCTAGTAGTTGGCTTTTTTGCTGGTTCGAGTAGATTTGAAGGTAGTAATTTAGTAGCTCAAAATATAAATGTATTTCATAGAAGCAGTAATGATATGGTCGTAAACCCTATTCAATCACTCACAGGTGAACTTAAAGGTACAGGGAACCTAATTTCTGTAAATGAGCCTATTCTTGTAGATATAGAAAGATATTATACTGGGCAATTATTTTTTAACTAG
- a CDS encoding acyloxyacyl hydrolase yields MKYWLTSLITLIGLLSFCQEEESSNSYFDLNYFSGNIALHNNDILHLITGHPEGFIFSWNKKTFGNEAWEQRFNYPDYGASFIYQDFKNEKLGHNFGLYAHYNLYFFKRNVMLRIAQGLAYTTNPYDKIKNPKNIAFGTHLLSSTYLMLNYKKERIFDYLGLQAGLSFIHYSNANVKAPNTSINTMALNVGLTYNLGDENLEYIDKPSDEKYTEPIKYNIAFRSGLNQSDIIGSGQFPFYILSAYADKRLSHTSAIQFGADVFFSNFLKELIYYRSVSFPEENVSGDEDYKRVGLFLGHELFIHKTSIETQLGYYVYYPFDFEGQTYIRIGLKRYFGNKFFGAITLKSHGAKAEAVEFGIGVRL; encoded by the coding sequence ATGAAATACTGGCTTACGAGTTTAATTACCTTAATTGGATTATTGTCTTTTTGTCAAGAAGAAGAATCATCTAATTCTTATTTTGACCTGAATTATTTCTCAGGTAATATAGCACTTCATAACAATGATATTCTGCATTTGATAACAGGTCATCCTGAAGGTTTTATTTTTAGTTGGAATAAGAAAACATTTGGTAATGAAGCTTGGGAACAACGTTTTAATTACCCAGATTATGGGGCATCCTTTATTTATCAAGATTTTAAAAATGAGAAACTAGGACATAATTTTGGCCTCTACGCACATTACAATCTTTATTTTTTTAAACGAAATGTGATGCTTAGAATTGCCCAAGGATTAGCTTACACCACAAATCCATATGACAAGATTAAAAATCCAAAAAATATAGCTTTTGGAACACATCTTTTAAGTTCTACATATCTAATGTTGAATTACAAAAAGGAGCGTATTTTTGATTATTTAGGATTACAAGCAGGCTTGTCTTTTATTCATTATTCTAATGCGAATGTAAAAGCGCCAAATACAAGCATTAATACAATGGCTTTAAATGTAGGGTTAACTTATAATCTTGGAGATGAAAACCTTGAATATATTGATAAACCAAGTGATGAGAAATATACTGAACCTATAAAGTATAATATAGCATTTAGATCGGGTTTAAACCAAAGTGATATAATTGGAAGTGGACAATTTCCATTTTACATTTTATCGGCATATGCCGATAAACGACTGAGTCATACTAGTGCAATTCAGTTTGGTGCAGATGTGTTTTTTTCAAACTTTTTAAAAGAATTAATTTACTATCGATCGGTTTCATTTCCGGAAGAAAATGTAAGTGGTGATGAAGATTATAAGCGCGTTGGACTTTTTCTAGGCCATGAATTGTTTATTCATAAAACGTCTATTGAAACTCAATTGGGTTATTATGTCTATTATCCTTTTGATTTTGAAGGACAAACTTATATAAGAATAGGCCTAAAACGGTATTTTGGAAACAAGTTTTTTGGTGCTATAACCTTAAAATCACATGGTGCAAAAGCAGAAGCTGTTGAATTTGGAATTGGTGTGAGATTATGA
- a CDS encoding 2Fe-2S iron-sulfur cluster-binding protein encodes MQDVTIHITDREGKKHSVSAPTDMAMNLMEVARSYELAPEGTIGICGGMAMCASCQCYINSKHQLSSMEDEEDAILAEAFNVKNNSRLSCQIPISDTLNELEIELAPEV; translated from the coding sequence ATGCAAGATGTCACCATACATATCACAGATAGAGAAGGAAAAAAACACAGCGTTTCGGCACCAACCGATATGGCAATGAATTTAATGGAAGTTGCACGTTCTTATGAGTTAGCACCAGAGGGTACAATTGGAATCTGTGGAGGTATGGCGATGTGCGCATCTTGTCAATGTTATATCAACTCTAAGCATCAATTGAGTAGTATGGAAGATGAAGAAGATGCTATTTTAGCCGAAGCTTTTAATGTGAAAAATAATAGTAGATTAAGTTGTCAAATTCCTATTTCAGACACTTTAAATGAGTTAGAAATAGAACTAGCTCCAGAGGTTTAA
- a CDS encoding NAD(P)/FAD-dependent oxidoreductase — protein sequence MIKTDILIIGAGPTGLFTVFEAGLLKLKCHLIDALPQPGGQCSELYPKKPIYDIPGFPEILAGDLTSNLLEQGKQFQPGFTLGERAETIEKQEDGSFIVTTNKGTQHHAPIIAIAGGLGSFEPRKPKLQGIENYEDKGVAYFIKDPEVYRNKKVVIAGGGDSALDWSIFLADVASEVTLVHRRNEFRGALDSVEQVQELKLLNKINLITQAEITALHGETQIEGVSVTKNGATQVLDADAFIPLFGLSPKLGPIGDWGLEIEKNAIKVDTIDYQTNILGIYAIGDVNTYEGKLKLILCGFHEATLMCQSAYKRLNPGKKFVLKYTTVSGINGFDGTRKESPKAVVKAIV from the coding sequence ATGATTAAAACAGATATACTCATTATAGGAGCAGGACCAACAGGATTATTTACCGTGTTTGAGGCAGGATTACTGAAATTAAAGTGCCATTTAATAGATGCACTGCCTCAACCTGGTGGTCAATGTTCCGAATTATATCCTAAAAAACCGATTTATGATATTCCAGGTTTTCCAGAAATATTGGCTGGTGATTTAACGTCTAATTTATTAGAGCAAGGGAAACAATTTCAACCAGGTTTTACCTTAGGAGAACGTGCTGAGACTATAGAAAAGCAAGAAGATGGAAGCTTTATTGTTACGACCAATAAAGGGACTCAGCACCATGCACCAATTATCGCTATTGCTGGTGGTTTAGGAAGTTTTGAACCTAGAAAACCTAAATTACAAGGCATTGAAAACTACGAAGACAAAGGTGTCGCTTATTTTATTAAGGATCCAGAAGTATATCGCAATAAGAAAGTAGTGATTGCTGGTGGTGGAGATTCAGCATTAGATTGGAGTATTTTTCTTGCCGATGTTGCTTCAGAAGTCACTTTGGTGCATAGACGAAACGAATTTAGAGGCGCTTTAGATTCTGTTGAGCAGGTTCAAGAATTAAAATTGCTCAACAAAATAAATCTAATTACTCAAGCAGAGATTACAGCTTTGCATGGCGAAACTCAAATTGAAGGAGTTTCGGTTACTAAAAATGGTGCAACACAAGTTTTAGATGCAGATGCTTTTATTCCACTTTTTGGCTTATCACCAAAATTAGGCCCAATTGGTGATTGGGGACTTGAGATTGAAAAGAACGCTATAAAAGTTGATACTATAGATTACCAGACTAATATTCTAGGTATTTATGCCATTGGTGATGTGAATACCTACGAAGGCAAACTGAAACTGATTCTTTGTGGTTTTCATGAAGCAACTTTAATGTGTCAATCAGCATACAAACGATTAAATCCGGGTAAGAAATTTGTTCTAAAATATACCACAGTAAGTGGAATTAATGGGTTTGATGGTACAAGAAAAGAATCACCAAAAGCCGTTGTAAAAGCTATAGTATAA
- a CDS encoding bifunctional precorrin-2 dehydrogenase/sirohydrochlorin ferrochelatase, which produces MERNNLYPIFLKVKNLNVLIVGGGYVAEEKLTFLLKSSPDANVTMVSPMYRDGTIKIANSGNVKRIEDTYKNGYLKGHHIVIATTDLPEVNIKIYEDCRAQNKLANVADNPPYCDFYMGGIVTKGNVKVAISTNGKSPTTAKRLRQFFEDVIPENIDDLVKNLNIYRKTIKGDFEQKVEKLNEFTKGLVEKI; this is translated from the coding sequence ATGGAAAGAAATAATCTATATCCAATCTTCCTAAAAGTAAAAAATCTAAATGTTTTAATTGTTGGTGGGGGTTATGTTGCAGAGGAAAAATTGACATTTTTATTAAAGTCTAGTCCAGATGCTAATGTGACTATGGTGTCACCTATGTATAGAGATGGAACTATTAAAATTGCCAATTCAGGAAACGTAAAACGTATCGAAGATACCTACAAGAATGGTTATTTAAAAGGGCATCATATTGTTATTGCAACAACTGATTTACCAGAAGTGAATATCAAAATATATGAGGATTGTAGAGCACAAAATAAGTTAGCAAATGTAGCGGATAACCCACCATATTGTGACTTTTACATGGGAGGAATCGTAACTAAAGGTAACGTTAAGGTGGCTATTTCTACTAACGGCAAATCACCTACAACAGCAAAGCGATTACGGCAATTTTTTGAAGATGTAATACCAGAAAACATAGATGATTTGGTAAAGAATCTCAATATATATAGAAAAACAATTAAAGGAGACTTTGAACAGAAAGTCGAAAAATTAAACGAATTCACTAAAGGATTAGTGGAAAAAATATAG
- the cobA gene encoding uroporphyrinogen-III C-methyltransferase — protein MTPRLTVVGAGPGDADLITLKAIKAIASADVILFDALTNEELLQYASPKAEKIFVGKRKGCYAYQQSQINDLIVERALRCGHVVRLKGGDPFIFGRGAEELEYAKDYAIEVAVVPGISSCAAVPAYQGIPLTKRNASESFWVITGTTKSHKISSDVALAVKSTATVVILMGMSKLSEIVQIFSKEGKSKTAVAIIQNGTRIDHNVGIGIISNIESIVEEKQLSNPAIIIIGEVVNQRVDLTDIYAKADLAMKNSRKYIA, from the coding sequence ATGACACCAAGATTAACAGTAGTAGGAGCAGGTCCAGGTGATGCAGATTTAATCACCTTAAAGGCAATCAAGGCTATAGCATCTGCAGATGTTATTTTATTTGATGCGCTAACAAACGAAGAATTATTGCAGTATGCATCACCAAAAGCAGAAAAAATATTTGTTGGTAAACGTAAAGGTTGCTATGCGTATCAGCAAAGTCAAATCAATGATTTAATTGTAGAACGTGCATTAAGATGCGGACATGTAGTACGACTTAAAGGGGGAGATCCATTTATATTTGGGCGTGGAGCCGAGGAGTTGGAATATGCTAAAGACTATGCTATTGAAGTAGCTGTAGTACCAGGGATTTCGTCATGTGCTGCTGTGCCAGCTTATCAAGGTATTCCTTTAACTAAACGTAATGCTTCAGAAAGCTTTTGGGTTATTACAGGTACAACCAAATCTCATAAAATCTCTAGTGATGTTGCATTAGCAGTGAAATCAACTGCAACTGTTGTGATTTTAATGGGAATGAGTAAGCTATCAGAAATTGTTCAAATTTTTTCTAAAGAAGGAAAGTCTAAAACTGCTGTGGCCATTATTCAAAATGGTACAAGAATAGATCATAATGTTGGAATCGGAATAATTTCGAATATCGAATCTATTGTAGAAGAAAAACAATTATCTAATCCAGCAATTATCATTATTGGAGAGGTTGTAAATCAACGTGTAGACCTCACAGATATTTATGCTAAAGCGGATTTGGCAATGAAGAATTCAAGAAAATACATTGCTTAA